The DNA region CTATAAAATATTTTAGATCATTTATTTTTCGAAATTCTGCTAAATGCTTTATTTTTTCAATGGTCGATGATTCAAATTTTTGGCCACAAAAGCCCGGCCACACGGACATAACCACTATCACATCAATTTGACAAAGATAGTCTACTATGCTATCCACTCCGGTTCCTGGATTTATGGCCAAACCAACCCTACGCTGAGCAGACCTTAGGTCATTAAAAATCATAGAAATATTTGAAGAGCATTCGGCGTGAATCGTCAGACCATCGGCCCCAGCATCAATGAATTTTTTTACAAAACCTTCAGGATTCATTAGCATTAAATGTACGTCAAAAAACAAGTCACTACCGGTCCTAAGTTCTGCAACGGTCTCCGGACCAAAGCTTAAATTTGGCACAAAATGTCCATCCATTATGTCCAAATGTACCATGCCAACTCCACTTTTATCTATGGCATCCAAACTTGCCTGCAGATTGGAATGGTTACCGGCAAATATGGATGGAGCTATTATCTTTTGATCCATAACCTGCCCATGGATGTATGATCATATGCACGATCTTTTTCGCCAGTTCATCACAAACCTTTGGCATAGCTTGATACCTTCTAGATTGATAGTTGGCATCGGTCAACAGATCCATTTCAACGCCAACCATTTCATTGGAGAAATATTCTTTGCCGGTTTTTCCATCGGTTAATGTGCAAGTGGCCCTGAGAGAAATGGCTAGATAGGAAGCCAATTCGGTGTCACTGCTGGATGTGGCCGAGGTTTTTTGATCTGATGCCATGACTGTCACGCTGAGAACGGCATCGGCATCGGCTTCATTGGTTAAGATTAGCCTACTATCTCTGGCAAATTCATCGCCCAGTTTCCGTGTGATAAAGGCTTGAATTTGTGGCACAAATGATTCATTGCCAACAATTTTAACGCACATACTTTCGAAGGGCAATGACTCGCTTTTACCCAGATGATAACTGGAAGAGCATCCGATCAATAGCAGGGATAAAAATATGGTGTAATATGATAAAAAATTTAGCATCGATTCATTGGATCATCGCAGCTCATTTAGAACCATTTCTATTTTTTAATTGATCGGTGGCAATGGTTTCATTTTTTGCCGGTGGAAAATTTTTATCATCATCCTTCTGATCCATGGCAGAATTCTTGGCCAATGAATCGATTTTAAGATCATCAGTATTGGGTCTATCAGTATCTGATGTATCTACACAACCATCTTTGACCCATGCCGATATGTCCTGCTTTTCGTATTTCTTAAACAAAAAGTCCACCGGCGTCTTGACCGGCGGCACACCTTCGACCAAGTCATTCATCTTGGCCATAACATTGGCCTTCAATTCATCGCTGCAATTCACGCTAGCCGCAGCCTTATACATGACATAGGCAGCCTTTGGATTATGTTTAGCGTTGTAATAAAAATCGCCCATGTTCATATTGGTTTTCATCACTTCCACCAACAATTTATCAATTTGTTCTTTAGCAAAACCAAACATCTCGTGCTTTGGAAATAGAACAATGAAGTCATTATAATAATCCAGCGCAAGGCAAACCGCCTTCTGATCATAGTCAGGCCCCTTTCCAAGGCTTTGATACATGTCAGCCATGGCCAAATAGGCATCTGGCAACAGAGATGAAGTTGGGTATTCATCTATGAGTCTATCCAAAGCCGCAAAGGCCAAATCATATTTCTTAGCCCTTCG from Puniceicoccales bacterium includes:
- a CDS encoding tetratricopeptide repeat protein, with the protein product MLCVFVTSCTTPKKNTLVGSRRARIMAKGRKIYDDSAIVKMFRDAENCYGCGDRKGALKICDDIIKKHKNSSIITEALFLRGEIYLDRHQYDNACDSFNEIILKHNNSPLFEAAVGKQFEIAKALQRGERPHYFGLIPGFKDRNSSVKHYDKVVKNAPFTDQAQEALFNIYKVHRRAKKYDLAFAALDRLIDEYPTSSLLPDAYLAMADMYQSLGKGPDYDQKAVCLALDYYNDFIVLFPKHEMFGFAKEQIDKLLVEVMKTNMNMGDFYYNAKHNPKAAYVMYKAAASVNCSDELKANVMAKMNDLVEGVPPVKTPVDFLFKKYEKQDISAWVKDGCVDTSDTDRPNTDDLKIDSLAKNSAMDQKDDDKNFPPAKNETIATDQLKNRNGSK
- the lptE gene encoding LPS assembly lipoprotein LptE, coding for MLNFLSYYTIFLSLLLIGCSSSYHLGKSESLPFESMCVKIVGNESFVPQIQAFITRKLGDEFARDSRLILTNEADADAVLSVTVMASDQKTSATSSSDTELASYLAISLRATCTLTDGKTGKEYFSNEMVGVEMDLLTDANYQSRRYQAMPKVCDELAKKIVHMIIHPWAGYGSKDNSSIHICR
- the rpe gene encoding ribulose-phosphate 3-epimerase, encoding MDQKIIAPSIFAGNHSNLQASLDAIDKSGVGMVHLDIMDGHFVPNLSFGPETVAELRTGSDLFFDVHLMLMNPEGFVKKFIDAGADGLTIHAECSSNISMIFNDLRSAQRRVGLAINPGTGVDSIVDYLCQIDVIVVMSVWPGFCGQKFESSTIEKIKHLAEFRKINDLKYFIEVDGGINAANSHACYDVGADILVVGTSFFEAEDRHYFIKNMKTK